A single Pristis pectinata isolate sPriPec2 chromosome 6, sPriPec2.1.pri, whole genome shotgun sequence DNA region contains:
- the LOC127571877 gene encoding transmembrane epididymal protein 1-like codes for MGTFIGHISPGLAFVSFGILYAFKFSLLVLRGEKIPLVSPPRTAGLRGCVKRIPVEGVMKIVYGTLAVMAEFFYPPGVYKMILFNKEKPDYPFIHPNEWQHVTMYAYFALSGWVDVISQACLPRRLFLFESIAIAIAFYIEALLLYNHMHGKQQVENSVHALLLFVCFLVCLVLTVELWRPNDPILWFTKTCLVMIQGTWLLHAAFILYKPFTGKPWKADDIANLMFVTNFFCWHIALNILLLLAFFLLTACWLSWRSRPGGNGTKEMFVFNLTRADGAVPRAEYDKLRAAEEETHLLQECDP; via the coding sequence ATGGGCACATTTATTGGTCACATCTCGCCCGGACTGGCGTTCGTTTCCTTCGGCATTCTTTACGCCTTCAAGTTTTCTCTGCTGGTGCTTAGAGGCGAGAAGATCCCGCTGGTATCTCCCCCTCGGACGGCTGGACTCAGGGGCTGCGTGAAGCGGATTCCTGTTGAAGGGGTGATGAAGATCGTGTACGGTACGTTAGCGGTTATGGCAGAGTTCTTTTATCCTCCCGGAGTCTATAAGATGATTCTTTTCAACAAAGAGAAGCCAGACTACCCATTCATCCACCCCAACGAGTGGCAGCATGTCACTATGTACGCCTATTTCGCTCTCAGTGGCTGGGTGGACGTCATTAGCCAGGCTTGCCTGCCCAGACGCTTATTCCTGTTTGAAAGCATTGCCATCGCAATTGCCTTTTACATAGAAGCTCTTCTCCTTTACAACCACATGCACGGCAAACAACAGGTGGAAAATTCGGTGCATGCGTTGCTTCTCTTCGTCTGCTTCTTGGTTTGCCTCGTCCTCACTGTCGAACTGTGGAGACCCAATGACCCCATCCTGTGGTTCACCAAGACGTGCCTGGTGATGATCCAGGGAACTTGGCTCCTGCACGCCGCTTTCATTCTTTACAAACCATTCACAGGCAAACCCTGGAAGGCCGATGATATAGCCAATCTGATGTTCGTCACTAATTTCTTCTGCTGGCATATTGCACTGAACATACTTCTTCTCCTGGCTTTCTTCTTGCTCACTGCGTGCTGGCTCAGCTGGCGCTCCCGCCCTGGAGGAAACGGGACCAAAGAAATGTTCGTCTTTAACCTGACGCGGGCCGATGGTGCAGTTCCCCGAGCAGAATATGATAAACTGAGGGCAGCCGAGGAGGAAACGCACCTACTCCAAGAATGTGACCCTTAA